A single region of the Vibrio cyclitrophicus genome encodes:
- a CDS encoding response regulator: MEKLNLICVDDQREVLSAVIQDLEPLASWLNIEDCESAQEVLDLIDELDAEGEHITVIVSDHVMPGKTGVELLTDVFHDSRFPNTKKILLTGQATHTDTINAINAAGIDRYFEKPWQASTLVECIRTLVTEYIFDQGLDYTDYQNELDQQVVLRRLR, encoded by the coding sequence ATGGAGAAGCTTAATTTAATCTGTGTCGATGACCAGAGAGAAGTACTGAGCGCAGTGATACAAGATTTAGAGCCGCTGGCGAGTTGGCTGAATATTGAAGATTGTGAATCAGCACAAGAAGTGCTTGATCTCATTGATGAACTTGACGCAGAAGGCGAACACATTACCGTCATCGTGTCTGATCATGTGATGCCAGGGAAAACGGGTGTGGAGTTACTCACTGACGTGTTCCATGACAGTCGCTTTCCGAATACAAAGAAAATTCTTCTTACGGGGCAGGCCACTCATACTGATACCATCAATGCGATTAATGCAGCAGGCATCGACCGTTACTTTGAAAAGCCTTGGCAAGCAAGCACATTAGTTGAATGCATTCGTACTCTTGTCACTGAGTACATATTTGATCAGGGGCTTGATTACACGGACTATCAGAATGAGCTTGACCAGCAGGTTGTGTTGAGACGCTTACGCTAG
- a CDS encoding Dabb family protein, giving the protein MNRKETGMIRHILLIKFKEDAEVSEIEKLKGLFEAMPSKVEGVTSVEWGLNDSPENKNQGYTHSVLMTFADEEGRQNYLPHPEHDALKEVFRPLLDDIIVFDYSL; this is encoded by the coding sequence ATGAATCGAAAAGAAACAGGAATGATTCGTCATATTTTGCTGATTAAGTTTAAAGAAGATGCAGAAGTTTCTGAAATAGAGAAGCTGAAAGGATTGTTTGAAGCAATGCCAAGCAAGGTGGAAGGCGTAACTTCAGTCGAGTGGGGTCTAAATGACAGCCCTGAAAACAAAAACCAAGGTTATACCCATTCGGTGCTAATGACGTTCGCCGATGAAGAAGGCCGTCAGAACTACCTTCCACATCCAGAGCATGATGCGCTGAAAGAAGTGTTTCGTCCGTTACTGGATGACATTATCGTGTTTGACTATTCATTGTAA
- a CDS encoding DJ-1/PfpI family protein yields MNIGIYIYNQAEVLDFSGPFEVFSTAKRLGAEDLNVFLISEYVGPVIARGGFKVLADYSLNNHPKIDLLMVVGGVHTDEMNKLNVLDWLASVSGSASQVVSVCTGAFLLAQTGLLKGSEVTTHWEDISDLESQFPELDVVSDKRWVTSGKFTTSGGISAGIDMSLHLVSVHSGLLFAKKVARQMEYSWQECK; encoded by the coding sequence ATGAACATCGGAATCTATATTTATAATCAAGCAGAAGTTCTCGACTTCTCTGGCCCGTTTGAAGTTTTCAGTACAGCAAAGCGCTTAGGTGCTGAAGATCTAAATGTATTCTTAATCTCCGAATATGTGGGACCAGTTATAGCTCGTGGCGGTTTCAAGGTATTGGCTGACTATTCGTTAAACAATCATCCAAAGATCGATTTGTTAATGGTCGTTGGTGGTGTGCATACTGACGAAATGAACAAACTAAATGTACTTGATTGGCTAGCTTCTGTTTCAGGTTCAGCCTCGCAAGTGGTGTCTGTTTGCACTGGTGCGTTCCTTCTCGCTCAAACTGGCTTACTGAAAGGGTCAGAAGTAACCACCCACTGGGAAGACATTTCCGACTTAGAGTCGCAGTTCCCAGAATTAGATGTGGTCAGTGATAAGCGCTGGGTGACATCAGGAAAATTTACGACTTCAGGTGGTATTTCAGCAGGGATAGATATGAGCTTGCATTTGGTGTCAGTACATAGCGGTCTATTGTTTGCTAAGAAAGTTGCACGTCAAATGGAGTACAGTTGGCAGGAATGTAAGTAG
- a CDS encoding SLC13/DASS family transporter gives MRPYIKYIIPILIPFIILVMPLSAFPFEGLTIIQQRVIAIFLLAALCWVFEPIPIYATSVVIIVLQLLMLSDKGLIFLRFEHGEEHFGELLKYSDIMATFASPIIMLFLGGFFLAMAATKYRLDVNLARVLLKPFGQDPKFVMLGLMLITGIFSMFMSNTATTAMMLSILTPVLAVFGPKDPGRVAFALCIPVAANIGGIGTPIGTPPNAIALKYLVGDNLITFGEWMAFGVPFVVIMMALAWFLIGFMYKADQKKIELSIKGKFLKTPKAIAVYVTFALTIILWLMGSSHGMNSYTVALIPVAVFSLTGIINKEDLKKISWDVLWLVSGGIALGLALDKTGLARLVVHSIPFDAYSPYVVLFGAAFLCLLMANFMSHTATANLLMPIMAALGSSMASLTPLGGEITLILVVTFAASLGMSLPISTPPNALAHATGHVQSNQMARIGIILGVVGVLLSFVMVWLLHSIGHIG, from the coding sequence ATGCGCCCCTATATTAAATACATTATCCCAATTTTAATTCCTTTCATTATCCTCGTAATGCCGCTATCAGCGTTTCCATTTGAAGGCCTTACGATTATTCAACAACGCGTTATTGCGATCTTTTTATTAGCGGCATTGTGCTGGGTGTTCGAGCCTATCCCGATTTACGCGACGTCTGTTGTTATTATCGTTCTGCAATTATTGATGTTGTCGGATAAAGGGCTGATCTTTTTAAGGTTTGAGCATGGGGAGGAACATTTTGGTGAGTTGTTAAAATACAGCGACATCATGGCGACGTTCGCCAGCCCAATCATCATGCTGTTTTTGGGTGGTTTCTTCTTAGCGATGGCCGCCACTAAGTATCGATTAGACGTAAACTTAGCCCGTGTATTATTGAAGCCATTTGGACAAGACCCAAAGTTTGTGATGCTCGGCTTAATGTTGATCACTGGTATCTTTTCGATGTTTATGTCTAACACGGCAACAACGGCAATGATGCTATCTATTTTGACGCCGGTACTGGCTGTGTTTGGCCCGAAAGACCCCGGTCGTGTAGCGTTTGCGCTTTGTATCCCTGTTGCCGCTAACATCGGTGGCATTGGTACCCCGATAGGTACCCCTCCGAATGCCATCGCACTAAAATATTTAGTTGGCGATAACCTCATTACGTTCGGTGAATGGATGGCATTTGGTGTGCCGTTTGTCGTTATTATGATGGCGTTAGCGTGGTTTTTAATCGGCTTTATGTACAAAGCTGACCAAAAGAAAATCGAACTAAGTATTAAAGGTAAATTCCTTAAAACGCCTAAAGCCATTGCGGTGTACGTCACTTTTGCGCTGACTATCATTCTTTGGTTAATGGGTTCAAGCCATGGCATGAACTCTTATACCGTCGCTCTGATTCCTGTCGCTGTGTTCTCACTCACAGGGATCATCAATAAAGAAGACCTGAAAAAGATTTCTTGGGACGTACTGTGGCTTGTATCAGGTGGTATCGCGCTTGGTTTAGCTCTCGATAAAACTGGCTTAGCAAGGCTCGTGGTACACAGCATTCCGTTTGATGCTTACTCACCATATGTGGTGTTGTTCGGAGCGGCGTTCTTGTGTTTGCTAATGGCAAACTTTATGTCTCATACCGCAACGGCCAACTTGTTAATGCCAATTATGGCTGCATTGGGTTCGTCTATGGCTTCACTCACGCCACTAGGCGGTGAGATAACGTTAATTCTGGTTGTGACCTTTGCCGCTTCATTAGGTATGTCGCTGCCAATCAGTACACCACCGAATGCGTTGGCTCATGCCACTGGTCATGTGCAAAGTAATCAAATGGCCAGAATCGGTATTATTTTGGGTGTGGTTGGTGTGCTACTGAGTTTTGTTATGGTGTGGCTGCTACATTCAATTGGTCACATAGGATAA
- a CDS encoding cyclic nucleotide-binding domain-containing protein, with the protein MYQHKLEALIERYFNQTERRVTCRAGNTIIEQSALNTRLYYVFSGELEGFYTDANTPQVRVFSAGSGAFIGVHSFFSGNWTASSTVVAKTDVELAWIDKDTPAEDERKFGPLTAQFTPVIVNELSRRQRRATQEAIAKQKALEKLHTAEQMTTLGQLAAGIAHELNNAIGVVNSKSGRLETVIMDLLEEVHPEASQFFDFGLMHGQKTSSLEARTRGRQFERKYGLDKNIARSLAKAIPIDALSATDVISKHWLKNPEEAIRFWQMGCDLHDLRLASRHTVGIVKSVKQLGRTDIDTEEAVDINDSINHALSLLQSELRRVSVRLSPADLPPFKGSKTELVQIWVNIVKNACDAMSNSDDAAIEIQTRLSKKRILVTIANNGPEIDEATRRKVFQPNFTTKKGGLSFGLGLGLSVVKRIVAGYGGSIIVKSDASKTVFRIKLPIEGEHGEA; encoded by the coding sequence GTGTATCAACATAAGTTAGAAGCACTTATCGAGCGCTATTTTAACCAAACAGAACGTCGGGTGACGTGCCGTGCCGGTAACACCATTATTGAACAATCAGCGTTAAACACACGTTTATATTATGTGTTTAGTGGAGAACTGGAAGGGTTTTATACCGATGCGAATACACCGCAAGTGCGAGTATTTAGCGCGGGTAGTGGGGCTTTTATAGGCGTTCATAGCTTCTTTTCAGGTAATTGGACTGCATCTTCAACGGTTGTTGCTAAAACCGATGTTGAGTTAGCGTGGATCGATAAAGACACGCCTGCAGAAGATGAACGTAAATTTGGTCCTCTTACCGCACAGTTCACACCTGTGATTGTCAATGAGTTGTCGCGTCGTCAACGCCGCGCAACACAAGAAGCGATCGCGAAACAAAAAGCGCTAGAGAAGTTACATACTGCTGAGCAAATGACGACCTTGGGTCAATTAGCTGCAGGGATTGCTCATGAACTTAACAACGCTATTGGTGTAGTAAATAGTAAATCGGGTCGACTTGAAACGGTCATCATGGACCTGCTTGAAGAAGTGCATCCAGAAGCCAGTCAATTTTTCGATTTTGGGTTAATGCATGGTCAGAAAACGTCGTCGTTAGAAGCACGAACGCGTGGGAGACAATTTGAAAGAAAATATGGTTTAGACAAAAACATTGCTCGCTCTCTTGCAAAGGCGATTCCAATTGATGCTTTATCTGCAACAGACGTTATTTCAAAGCATTGGCTGAAAAACCCAGAAGAAGCGATTCGTTTTTGGCAGATGGGCTGTGATTTACATGATTTACGTTTGGCATCTAGACACACTGTCGGCATCGTAAAATCGGTTAAACAACTTGGCAGAACTGATATCGACACCGAAGAAGCGGTTGATATTAATGACTCCATTAACCATGCCTTATCGTTGTTACAAAGTGAGTTACGTAGAGTATCAGTGCGGTTGAGCCCTGCAGATTTACCGCCTTTTAAAGGCTCGAAAACAGAGCTCGTTCAGATTTGGGTCAACATTGTAAAGAATGCTTGTGATGCAATGTCGAATTCAGACGATGCCGCAATAGAGATTCAAACCAGATTAAGTAAGAAAAGAATATTAGTTACGATCGCGAATAACGGCCCTGAGATAGACGAGGCGACTCGTAGAAAGGTATTTCAGCCCAACTTCACCACTAAAAAAGGTGGTTTATCGTTTGGATTGGGCTTGGGTTTATCAGTAGTTAAGCGGATTGTGGCAGGTTATGGCGGAAGTATTATTGTGAAAAGTGATGCTTCTAAAACGGTATTTAGAATCAAGTTACCAATAGAGGGTGAACATGGAGAAGCTTAA
- a CDS encoding N-acetyltransferase translates to MDIRIGTLSDVAAITRIFNFYIEHTNARFEEDKLSLENRQQWFSQFSSQSKYQLYVATEGGVLLGFACSQQYRAMSAFEDTAEVTIYLAAEAQGKGLGSKLYSQLFASISDYDVHRVVSGVALPNEASIALHKRFGFREVGVFNEYAKKNGQYISSMWLEKALNKGSE, encoded by the coding sequence ATGGACATTAGAATAGGAACATTGTCCGATGTTGCAGCTATTACTCGTATCTTCAACTTCTATATTGAACATACCAATGCGCGCTTTGAAGAAGATAAGTTGTCGTTGGAAAATCGCCAACAGTGGTTTTCTCAATTTTCGAGCCAAAGTAAATATCAACTGTATGTCGCGACAGAAGGTGGTGTGTTATTAGGCTTCGCGTGTTCTCAACAATACCGGGCTATGTCGGCATTTGAAGATACCGCAGAGGTCACTATTTATCTTGCGGCAGAAGCTCAAGGTAAAGGTTTAGGCTCTAAGCTTTATTCTCAGCTATTTGCATCGATTAGTGATTATGATGTTCACCGCGTAGTCTCAGGTGTTGCTTTGCCTAATGAGGCTTCAATAGCACTTCATAAACGTTTTGGATTTCGAGAAGTAGGAGTGTTCAATGAATATGCGAAGAAAAACGGCCAATACATCAGTTCAATGTGGTTAGAGAAGGCATTAAACAAGGGATCAGAGTGA
- a CDS encoding methionine synthase, which produces MKTLLPTSTAGSLPKPSWLAQPETLWSPWKLQGNELTDGKQDALRVSLHEQQQAGIDIVSDGEQTRQHFVTTFIEHLNGVDFEKRETVKIRDRYDASVPTVVGPISRQKSVFVEDAKFLRQQTDQPIKWALPGPMTMIDTLYDAHYQSREKLAWEFAKILNEEAKELEAAGVDIIQFDEPAFNVFFDEVNDWGIACLERAIEGLKCETAVHICYGYGIKANTDWKKTLGTEWRQYEEVFPKLQQSNIDIISLECHNSHVPLELLELVRGKKVMVGAIDVATDSIETPEEVASTLRETLKYVDADKLYPCTNCGMAPLPREIASAKLNALSAGAEIVRKELSE; this is translated from the coding sequence ATGAAAACACTATTACCGACTTCAACAGCGGGCAGTTTGCCGAAACCGTCTTGGCTTGCACAACCAGAGACGCTTTGGTCGCCATGGAAACTTCAAGGCAATGAACTCACAGACGGCAAACAAGATGCACTGCGTGTCTCTCTGCACGAGCAACAGCAAGCAGGCATTGATATTGTAAGTGATGGCGAACAAACACGTCAGCACTTTGTAACGACCTTCATTGAACACTTGAATGGCGTTGATTTTGAAAAGCGTGAAACCGTTAAAATCCGCGACCGCTACGATGCGAGTGTACCGACGGTTGTGGGCCCTATTTCTCGCCAAAAATCCGTGTTTGTTGAAGATGCGAAATTCTTACGTCAGCAAACCGACCAACCGATCAAATGGGCTCTGCCGGGGCCTATGACGATGATAGATACGCTTTACGATGCGCATTACCAAAGCCGTGAAAAACTGGCGTGGGAATTTGCGAAGATCCTCAACGAAGAAGCCAAAGAACTTGAAGCTGCAGGCGTTGATATTATTCAGTTCGATGAGCCTGCGTTTAACGTATTTTTTGATGAAGTGAATGATTGGGGTATCGCTTGTTTAGAAAGAGCCATTGAAGGGCTTAAATGCGAAACCGCAGTACATATATGCTATGGCTACGGCATCAAAGCAAACACAGACTGGAAAAAGACATTAGGTACCGAGTGGCGCCAATACGAAGAGGTATTTCCTAAGCTGCAGCAATCGAATATCGATATTATCTCTTTAGAGTGTCACAACTCTCATGTACCACTTGAGCTACTTGAACTGGTGCGAGGCAAGAAAGTGATGGTTGGCGCTATTGATGTAGCTACAGATAGCATTGAAACACCGGAAGAAGTGGCTAGCACTCTTAGAGAAACACTTAAGTACGTTGACGCAGACAAGCTCTACCCTTGCACCAACTGTGGCATGGCTCCCCTACCTCGCGAAATCGCCTCAGCGAAGCTCAATGCGCTAAGTGCCGGCGCAGAGATCGTTCGTAAAGAGCTTTCAGAGTAA
- a CDS encoding GNAT family N-acetyltransferase, with amino-acid sequence MEVRLVQGSDPKFAESITKTNMASYYQARGIAWGHSQFLRSWDDLDNYEIYVGGSRIGVIRFSYTSGTTFLRDLQILADYQGRGFGSKCLDLAIEHANNQASAQLVLRVFSENPAIKLYQSKGFTKLSEVKGLAEMELLLGTYSE; translated from the coding sequence ATGGAAGTAAGGTTGGTCCAAGGTTCAGATCCTAAGTTCGCTGAATCGATCACCAAAACGAATATGGCGAGTTACTATCAGGCTCGTGGCATCGCTTGGGGTCATAGTCAGTTTTTACGAAGCTGGGATGATCTGGATAACTATGAAATTTATGTGGGGGGTAGCCGTATTGGTGTTATCCGCTTCAGTTACACCAGTGGTACAACGTTTCTTAGGGACTTGCAGATATTAGCTGACTATCAAGGTCGAGGTTTTGGCTCTAAGTGTCTCGATTTAGCTATTGAACATGCGAACAATCAAGCATCGGCTCAGTTAGTGTTGCGCGTGTTCAGTGAGAATCCCGCCATTAAGCTCTATCAATCAAAAGGTTTTACTAAGTTGTCTGAAGTGAAAGGGCTCGCTGAAATGGAGCTGCTTTTAGGAACATATTCCGAGTAA
- a CDS encoding M4 family metallopeptidase, with protein sequence MNQQRQLSWKIAAILGTSFGFTAHAAEMVRIDNDTPLQQSLVAQSKSVAPLELGFSEVKRVVLPNGKTKVRYQQTHLGLPVFDTSVVATLSKNQPTQVFGSMAQGISGDLSSIAPKLNQEQAIEAAISSHRTFTVGKKSIENKNAKLMVRLDENQTAQMVYLVDFFIASSYPERPFYFINAMTGEVIQKWNGLNHAKSSGTGPGGNLKTTQYEYGSDFPSFPIDKTGTTCKLENESVKTVDLRNGTSGSAAYSYNCADGTNYTDHKYINGAYSPLNDAHYFGNVVFDMYKEWMNTSPLTFQLTMRVHYSSNYENAFWNGSSMTFGDGGSTFYPLVDINVSAHEVSHGFTEQNSGLVYRNMSGGINEAFSDIAGEAAEYYLRGNVDWIVGSDIFKSEGGLRYFDQPSKDGRSIDHASQYYDGLNVHLSSGVYNRAFYLLANKSGWNVRKGFEIFTVANQLYWTANSTFDAGACGVAKAAADMGYVVADVEDAFNTVGVNASCGVTPPTGNVLTKGTPIANLSGNQSSESFYTFTVDSASNVTVLMSGGSGDADLYVKSGSKPTTSSYDCRPYRAGNNEQCSVSAQPGVTYHVLLRGYSNYSGLTLRLD encoded by the coding sequence ATGAACCAACAACGTCAACTAAGCTGGAAAATAGCAGCCATTCTAGGTACGTCTTTCGGCTTTACTGCACACGCTGCAGAAATGGTCAGAATCGATAATGATACACCGCTACAACAAAGCCTCGTCGCGCAGTCGAAGAGTGTTGCCCCACTAGAATTAGGTTTTTCTGAAGTAAAACGGGTGGTATTGCCCAATGGGAAAACAAAAGTCCGCTATCAACAAACTCACTTAGGTTTACCCGTCTTTGATACCTCCGTTGTCGCCACCCTTTCTAAGAACCAACCCACTCAGGTATTTGGCTCAATGGCACAAGGGATCAGTGGAGACTTATCCAGCATCGCGCCAAAGCTGAATCAGGAACAAGCGATCGAAGCCGCGATTTCCTCTCACCGCACTTTTACTGTCGGCAAAAAGTCGATTGAAAACAAAAATGCAAAGCTCATGGTGAGACTGGACGAGAACCAAACCGCACAAATGGTGTATCTGGTCGATTTCTTTATCGCTTCCTCTTATCCAGAGCGCCCTTTTTACTTTATTAATGCCATGACTGGCGAAGTAATCCAAAAATGGAATGGATTAAACCATGCTAAATCGTCTGGTACTGGCCCCGGCGGTAACCTCAAAACCACTCAATATGAATATGGCAGTGACTTCCCTAGTTTTCCCATCGATAAGACAGGTACCACGTGTAAGTTAGAAAATGAATCAGTTAAGACAGTCGATTTGAGGAACGGAACGTCTGGCAGCGCAGCCTACAGCTACAACTGTGCCGACGGAACCAACTACACCGATCACAAATACATTAACGGTGCTTACTCGCCTCTTAACGATGCGCACTACTTCGGTAATGTCGTGTTTGATATGTACAAAGAGTGGATGAATACCTCGCCGTTAACTTTCCAACTGACGATGCGTGTTCACTACAGCTCGAATTACGAGAATGCGTTTTGGAATGGTTCATCAATGACCTTTGGCGATGGTGGCAGCACCTTCTATCCATTGGTCGATATTAACGTGAGCGCTCACGAAGTCAGCCACGGGTTCACAGAGCAGAACTCGGGGCTTGTTTACAGAAACATGTCGGGCGGTATTAACGAAGCCTTCTCCGATATTGCGGGCGAAGCGGCTGAATACTATTTGCGTGGCAATGTGGATTGGATTGTGGGTAGCGATATATTCAAATCAGAAGGTGGTTTGCGTTACTTTGACCAACCATCAAAAGATGGCCGCTCGATTGACCATGCCTCTCAATACTACGACGGTTTGAACGTTCACTTGTCTAGCGGTGTTTATAACCGCGCCTTTTACCTTCTAGCGAACAAATCGGGTTGGAATGTACGTAAGGGCTTTGAAATATTCACAGTCGCAAACCAACTGTATTGGACGGCAAACAGTACCTTTGATGCCGGTGCGTGTGGCGTAGCGAAAGCCGCAGCAGACATGGGTTATGTGGTTGCCGATGTTGAAGATGCATTTAACACCGTAGGCGTGAATGCAAGCTGTGGTGTCACGCCGCCAACTGGCAATGTACTGACGAAAGGCACACCGATTGCGAACCTAAGCGGGAATCAATCCTCAGAGAGCTTCTACACCTTCACTGTGGATTCTGCATCAAACGTGACGGTTTTAATGTCTGGCGGTTCAGGCGATGCCGACCTTTATGTGAAATCGGGCAGCAAACCAACCACATCCAGTTACGACTGTCGCCCTTATCGCGCTGGCAACAATGAGCAGTGCAGTGTGAGCGCTCAACCGGGTGTCACCTATCATGTGTTACTGCGCGGATACTCGAACTATTCTGGCCTAACATTGCGTTTAGATTGA